CGCCAGCATCGAGAACCGTTCCGATGCAGAGGAATTCGTCTTCTACGACGGTCCGCCCTTCGCCAACGGGTTGCCGCACTACGGCCATCTGCTCACCGGATACGTCAAGGATTTGATCCCGCGATTCCAAACCATGCGCGGGAAGAAGGTGGAACGGCGATTCGGTTGGGATACTCACGGCCTGCCCGCGGAAATCGAAGCGGAGAAGCAGCTCGGTATCACGGACAAATCACAGATCGATGCCATGGGTCTGGCGGAATTCAATGCCGCGTGCAAATCCTCGGTACTTCGCTACACCAACGAGTGGCGTAACTATGTGACCCGCCAGGCGCGGTGGGTCGACTTCGACAACGACTACAAAACCCTCGACCTCGACTTCATGGAATCGGTCATGTGGGCGTTCAAGTCGTTGTACGACAAGGGGCTGATCTATCAGGGCTTCCGGGTGCTGCCCTACAGCTGGTACGAGCAGACGCCGCTGTCGAATCAGGAGGCGCGTCTCGACGACTCCTACCGCATGCGCCAAGACCCGGCCGTCACCGTGGACATGGTGCTGCGGGTTCCGGCCGAGCATCCGCTGCACGCCCTCGACGGCGCGAACGCCCTCATCTGGACCACCACGCCCTGGACCCTGCCGTCCAACCTGGCGATCGCGGTGCATCCGGACGTCACCTACGCGCATCTCGAGGCCAAGGACGGCAAGCGGTATGTGCTTGCCGCCGAGCGCGTCTCGCATTACGCGCGGGAGTTCGGCGAGGAGCCGACGGTGCTGTCGGAGCATTCGGGCGCGGCGCTGGCGGGCCTGGACTACCTGCCGCCGTTCGACTTCTTCCGCGGCCACCCGCACGCGCATCGAGTCCTGAACGCGGACTACGTGACCACCGACTCCGGCACCGGCATCGTGCACCTCGCACCGGCCTTCGGTGAGGAGGACATGGACGTCGCCACCGCCAACGGCATCGAGATCGTGCAGCCGCTGGACGCGGGCGGCAAGTTCACCTCCATGGTGCCGCCGTACGAGGGACTGATGGTCTTCGACGCCAACCCGGTCATCATCAAGGACCTCAAGGCCGCCGGAAAGCTGTTGCGGCACGAGACCATCGAGCACTCCTACCCGCACTCGTGGCGTTCGGGCCAGCCGCTGATCTACATGGCGGTGCCGTCCTGGTTCGTGGCGGTCACCAAGTTCCGCGACCGCATGGTGGAGCTCAACAAGGAGATCACCTGGGTTCCCGAGCACATCCGCGACGGCCAGTTCGGCAAGTGGCTCGAGAACGCGCGCGACTGGAACATCAGCCGCAACCGGTACTGGGGCGCGCCGATCCCGGTGTGGATCTCCGACGATCCGGCCTATCCGCGTGTGGACGTGTACGGCTCGCTGGATCAGATCGAGCACGACTTCGGGGTGCGGCCGACCGACCTGCACCGGCCCATGATCGACGACCTCGTCCGCCCGAATCCCGATGACCCGACCGGGAAGTCGATGATGCGGCGCACCCCGGAGGTGCTCGACTGCTGGTTCGAGTCCGGGTCCATGCCGTACGCGCAGGTGCACTACCCGTTCGAGAACAAGGAGTGGTTCGAGGGCACCTCCGACAGCGCGCCGCACAGCCCCGGCGATTTCATCGTCGAGTACAACGGTCAGACTCGCGGCTGGTTCTACAACCTGCACGTGCTCTCGACCGCGCTGTTCGACCGGCCGGCGTTCAAGTCCGTTGTGGCGCACGGCATCGTGCTGGGCGACGACGGCCTCAAGATGTCCAAGTCCAAGGGCAACTACCCGGACGTCAACGAGGTCTTCGACCGCGACGGCTCCGACGCCATGCGCTGGTTCCTGATGGCGTCGCCGGTGCTGCGCGGCGGCAACCTGATCGTCACCGAGCGCGGCATCCGCGAGGGCGTCGGCCAGGCGCTGCGGCCGCTGTGGAACGCGTGGACCTTCCTGCAGCTCTACGCTTCCCAGCCCGGGACCTGGCGCACCGACTCCGAGCACGTGCTGGACCGGTACATCCTGGCCAAGCTCGCGCAGACCCGCGACGTGATGACCGACGCCCTCGAGGTGTACGACATCGCCGCCGCCTGCGACGAGCTGCGCACCTTCGCCGACGCGCTCACCAATTGGTATGTGCGCCGGTCGCGTTCGCGCTTCTGGGAGGAGGACCGCGACGCCATCGACACCCTGCACACGGTGCTCGAGGTGACCACGCGGCTGGCCGCGCCGCTGCTGCCGCTGCTGACCGAGGTGATCTACCGCGGTCTCACCGGCGCGCGGTCGGTGCACCTGGCCGACTGGCCGGCCGCCGACGAGCTGCCGCACGACGCCGCGCTGGTGTCGGCGATGGACGAGGTGCGCACGGTCTGCTCCACGGTGCTGAGCCTGCGCAAGGCCCAGAACCTGCGGGTGCGGCTGCCGCTGTCGGAGGTCACCGTGGCCGCGGCCGACGCCGAAAGCCTGCGTCCCTTCGTGGATCTCGTCGCCGACGAGGTGAACGTCAAACGCGTCGACCTCACCACCGACGTGGCCGCGCACGGCCGCTTCGAACTCGTGGTGAACGCGCGCGCCGCCGGCCCGCGCATCGGCAAGGACGTGCAGACGGTGATCAAGGCCGTCAAGGCGGGGGAGTGGACCGAGGCCGCCGACGGCACCGTCACCGCCGCCGGAATCGCCCTGCTCCCCGAGGAATACACCCAGCGCCTGGTCGCCGCCGAACCCGAATCCACCGCCGCCCTGCCCGGCAACGCCGGTCTGGTGGTGCTGAATTCGGTCGTCACCGAGGAACTCGAGGCCGAAGGCTGGGCCCGCGACCTCATCCGCGACCTCCAGGAAACCCGCAAATCCCTGGGCCTGGACGTCTCCGACCGCATCACCGTGGTCCTCGACGTCCCCGCCGACCGCCTGTCCTGGGCCGAAACCCACCGCGACCTGATCGCGGGCGAAATCCTCGCCACCGCACTGACTTTCGGTGCGACGGCCGCGGACGCCCCCGAAATCGCCGGCGGCGTGCGGGCCTCGATCACCAAGGCGTGACCCGATAGTCGAAGGGGCGGAACCGAACCGGTTCCGCCCCTTCGCCCTAGCGTCAGGCACTCGGCCTGGGCCGCAGCCCCTCGAGGATGGGGTCGACCAAGCTCGCGACTTCGAGCACCTCGCCCTGACCGAGGAGGAAGCGCAGATAGACCGGGCCGTACAACATGTTGGTCAGGGTCTGCATGGGAAGATCGTCGCGGATCTGGCCCGCGCGCATGGCGGCTTCGAGGCGGCGCGCGGCATTGCGCGCCCTCGGCTCGGTGAAGGTCTCCCGGACGGTCTCCAGCAGTTTCGGATCGTGCTGGGCCTCGGCGATGACACCGCGATAGACGCAGCCGACGTCCCCGGCGAGCATGCGCGACAGTCCGGCGATCTGGGTCTTCAGGTCGGCGGCGATGTCCCCGGTATCGGGAAAGTCGGTGGCGGAACCGATCTGGTCGTTGATGGCCTCGAGCGCGATCGCGCCCTTGGAGGGCCACCAGCGGTAGATGGTCTGCTTGCCGACGCCGGCCTTGGCGGCGATGGCCTCGATGGTGAGCTTGCCGTAGCCCTTGGCGACCGCGAGTTCGAAGGTGGCGTCCAGGATCGCCTGATGCGATTTGGCGCTGCGCAGTTCTGGATTCGGGTGCTGGGCCATGAGGTCAGTCTACCGCTGAAACGAGACGGAACGTCTCGTCTTGACAGGGGTGCGAGGGCGGCCTATTTTGATGAGACGAGACGGACCGTCTCGCAGAAGGAATCGGGATCTCGGTCGCTAGGAGCGAACAATGACCACCCTCACCACTACCGTCACCACTCCGGTCGTGAATGTCGCTGCCCCCGCCGCGGTTCCGTCGGTGCATCGGCGGGCGCTGATCACCTGGCTGGCCGTGTACCCGACCATCACCCTGGCGTTGGCCGTGCTCGGACCGCTGATGGCGGGACTGCCGCTGGTGGTGCGCACCTTGCTGCTGACCGTCGTCGTGGTGCCTACCACCGCCTATCTGTTGATTCCGATGCTGACCAAGGCCAACCACCGGCTGAGCCTGCGCATCGGCCGCGCACGGTGAGGTGAGCTCGGGACACGCCGGGGCGGGTTCTCTTGTGGCGTGTGTTGCCGGTGCGATAGAACGGCTGATAGCTAGCTAACGGCTTGGCCGATGTCGTCCTCGCGGTGTCGGGCTTCACCCCGCGGTATCACCGATGAGGGGGCGCGTATGGCTCGCAGGCAGCTTCACCGTTTCGCATCTCTGCTCACCACCACCTCGGCCGTGGCGATCGCCATGACCCTCTGGGCGGGACTCGGCCACGCGGACAGCGGGTCCGCCTCGGGGTCAGCGTCCGGCAGTGCCTCCGGGTCGGCGTCCGGCAGTGCCAGTGGTTCGGCGCAGATTCCCCTCGCCAGTCCGCGTGCCGTGGTCGCGCTGGGGCTGGCCACCACCCAGGTCGGCAAGCCCTACCGCTGGGGTGCCGTCGGGCCGGACGCCTGGGATTGTTCGGGCCTGGTGCAGTGGGCTTTTCGCAGTGTCGGCATCGATATGCCGCGCACCACCTATCAGCAGGCCGACGCCGGGCTCGAAGTGCCTTACGGCGCACTGCAACCCGGTGATGTCGTGGTCCTCAACGACGACGCCTCCCACGTAGGCATCTACGCGGGAGGCGGCAATATCGTGAACGCGTACGACTGGGGTGTGCCCGTCGGCCTGACTCCGCTGAGCCGGTTCGACATCTACTCCATTCGCCGGTTCTACTGAAACGTCTTACTCGACAACGAGTTCCACGGGAATGTTGCCCCGGGTGGCCTTCGAGTACGGGCACACCTGGTGGGCGGCCTCGACCAGCTCGCGGCCCTTCTCGTTCTGCAGTTCCTCGGGCAGCTCGACGCGCAGCACGACGGAGATGCCGAACCCGGTCTCCTCCTCCTTGTTCAGGCTGACGTCCGCGGTCACCGAGGCGTCGCCGAGCGTGACGCCGGCATTGCGGGCCACGACCTGCAGCGCGCCCGCGAAGCAGGCCGAGTAGCCCACGGCGAACAGCTGCTCCGGATTGGTGCCGTCACCGCTGCCGCCGGCCTCCTTGGGCTGGGCCAGCTTCAGGTCGAGGTAACCGTCGGAGCTGACCGAGCGGCCTTCGCGGCCGACGGAGGTAGCGGACGAGGTGAAAAGCTTGGGCATTGCGATCTCCTAGACAGACTTGTCTGTACCGACGGTGTTCAGAGTAGACAGACCTGTCTGCTATCGTCAATACCGACACCCGACCGGGGAAGGAGTGCAGTCCGCCATGAGCGAAGCGCGTGATCGCCTGCTGGACACCGCGACTCGGCTGTTCTACGCCGAGGGCATCCACACCGTCGGGATCGATCGCATCATCGCCGAGGCGGGCATCGCGAAGGCCACCTTCTATCGGCACTTCAAAACCAAGGAAGACCTGGTCGTCGCCTACCTGGTGCGCGAATACGCCCGCCAGCGCGAGATTCTGGAGGCCATTCCGGGGCAGGGGACCGACTCCATCGTCGGCATCTTCGACCGCCTCGGGCAGCTCAGCTGCGAGCCGGGCTTCCGCGGCTGCCCGTTCCTCAATGCCGCTGTGGAGTTCCCGAATCCGGACCACGCGGTGCGCGCGGTGGTCGACGACTACCGCGGCTGGTTCCGCGATCTCATGGCCGACCGGCTGCGCGCCGCCGGGCACACCGACATCGACGACGCCGCCCGCGTGCTGCTGATGACCCGCGACGGCGTCACCATCAGCGGCGGCGTGGGAGACGGCGATACGGTCCGGGTGGGCATCCGGACCGCCTTGTCGCAGTTGGGTATTCGGTCGTAGTCGGGTATTCGATAGCGGCGGCGAATCAGACGCCGACCGCCTCCTCCATCTCCTCCTCGGCCGGATCGTCCTGCGCGGCGACCGGGGCCGGTTCGATCGGTGCGGCCGGGACGGGTGTGACCGCTGCTGGCGCGAGTTCCGTTGCCGCCCGCCGCTTCTCGGACAGACCCGCCACGATCATCAGCAGCACGCCCGCCGCGAACCACAGCACCAGGCTCGCCATCCGCCCGCCCAGTCCGGCGCCGTCGAAGTAGAGCAGCCCGCGCGCGCCCTCCACGAAGCCCGCGCCGTTCCAGAAGTGGTGCAGCGTGCCGAAGAAGTCGTTCTGCAACCACGGGCTGTAGACGCCGCCGGAGCTGGTGAAGTTGAGCATCACGAACAGCACCATCATGGCCAGCGTGGTCCAGCGCTCGAGGAAGGTGTGCGCGCCGATGCCGATGGCCAGGATGCCGGCCGAGTACAGCCACGACATGCCCCAGATCGCACCCAGATCGTGGTCCACCACGTGGAAGACCGGGCCCGCCAGCGCCAGTCCGATCAGGCTCACCAGCAGCGAGGTCACCAGGCCGATCACGCCGCGCTGCCACATGGGCAGCCCCGCGCCCGCCGCGCCGATCGCGGCCACGCTGCCGTAGGAGCCGATGCTCAGCGCCACCAGCAGGAAGAAGATGCCCTGCGCGGTCGGATCGCCGGAGCTGGGGGTGGTCACGTCGGTCACGGTCAGCGGCGCGTTCTGCAAGCCCGCAACCTGGCCGAAGACGGCCTGGGCGGCCATGGCGGTGGTGTCGGATCCGGCCTTGGCGACCAGCAATTCGGGTTTCTGCGCGTCGGGCACGTACGCCCCGGCGAGGTCGCGGTGGCGCAGCTTGCTCATCGCGTCGTCGCGGCTGGGCACGGTGATCACGTCGAGGGCATTGCCGCCCTTGTCCTTGAGGCTCTGGGCCAGCACCTTGACCTGCGGGCTGTCGCCGACCACGGCCACCGCGAGGTGATTGGGCTCGGGCTGGTGGAACGCGCCGAGATAGGCCAGCCCCATGCCGAGGCACATGAGCAGCGGGGTGAGCAGGTGGGTGACGACGTGCCGGATCTGATGCGAGGCCATCGGTTCGTTCTCCAAGGGGTCGGGGTTCGTTCTCCAATAGTTGGTAAATGCAACCAAGTGAAGTTGTAGTCTACAACCATGGAGAGGGTTCCCGCATTCCCCGGCCGGGCCGGTGCGATCGAGGTCATACAACGCGAGCTCACCGCGTTCGCCCGCCGCGCCCGCGGCCGCGCCACCGAACTGCATCCGGAGCTGTCGCTGGTGGCGTCGAGCATTCTGGATCTGGTGATCGAGCGCGACGGCTGCCTGGCCGCGGACCTGGCCGGGCACTTCCACCTCGACAAGTCGACGGTCAGCCGCCAGGTGGCCGCGCTGGAACGGGAGGGCTACCTGGCGCGCGACGTCGACCCGGCCAACCGCCGCAACCTGGTGCTGCGGGCGACCGCGGAGGGCAGGCAGGTCGCCCGCGCCGCCGCCCGCCGCCGCGCCGCCGCCTTCACCGAACGCTTCCGCGACTGGGACGACGCGGACATCGAGCGCATGGCCGAGTACCTGGTCCGCTACAACGCCGCCGACGAATGACGCGGTGGCTCAATCGTGGTCGGGCAGGTCCATGCCCTTGGCCAGGATCGGCCAGGACGCCCGCAGCGCGTCCTGCCAGTAGCCCCACGAATGGGTGCCGGGCTTGGCGATGTCGAAGGTCGCCGGGATGTCGAGGTCGTGCAGCTTGGTTTTGAGATTGCGCGCGCACCAGTCGCTGGCCGCCTCCAGGATGCCGCCGACCAGAAGCTGTTGCGGCAGACCGCCGTCCGCCGGACCGAGGGTGCGCACGTCGGCCACATTGTCGTGGCGGCCGGGCAGGCCGGAACCGTTGGACACGTAGATTCCCATGCCGCGCAGGTCTTCCGCGTGCACGTAGGGGTCGTTGGCGGCCCATTCCGGATCGTCGGAGGGGCCGTACATGTTCACCGGATTGCCGCCGCCGATGCCCACCACCACATCGGCGAACTTCTGCCCGATCGGATCGCTGATCTGCGCGCATCCGCTGTAGGCGGCGACCGAGCGATACAGGCCGGGCCGGGCGATCGCCAGCTGCAGCACCGAGGTGCCCGACATGGACATGCCGGCGATGGCGTGAATCCCCGTGGTGTCCAGGGCCGCGTCGATCAGCGGGGGCAGCTCCTCGGTCAGGAAGGTCTTCCACATGGGCTGCCCGAGTTTCGGATCTGGGGCGCGCCAATCGGTGTAGTAGGTGAACGCGCCGCCGATCGGCATCACCACGTTCACGTTCTTGTCCCCGAAGAACTGGGCGGAGTCGGTGTTTCGCTTCCAGGTCGCCGTATCCTGGCCGCCGCCCGCGCCATTGAGCAGATACAGCACCGGCCGCGGCCGCGAGGCGTCGGCGGGCCGCTGCACCTCGACCTGGATCTCGCTGTTCATGGCCGCCGAGCGCACGTGCAGGGTGAGGTTGCGGGCGTCGTGCACCTCGAAGGCGGTGATGGCCGAGCCGTCCTCGGACAGCGGCGTGGCCGCCAGGGTCGCGGTGCTGGTGACCGGGTCGGGAGGGGCGGCGACTGCCGGTGCGACGGGCACGACGAGGGTGACCGCAGTGACCACAGAACAACTTGCCGCCGCGAGCAGTGCCGCTCGGGTGCCCAATCCGCCTAGCAAAACCGACCTTCGATCC
This sequence is a window from Nocardia yunnanensis. Protein-coding genes within it:
- the ileS gene encoding isoleucine--tRNA ligase, which produces MADETTTRTAATSDARSAYPRVELSKTSGQVSFPELEQRVLDYWAADDTFRASIENRSDAEEFVFYDGPPFANGLPHYGHLLTGYVKDLIPRFQTMRGKKVERRFGWDTHGLPAEIEAEKQLGITDKSQIDAMGLAEFNAACKSSVLRYTNEWRNYVTRQARWVDFDNDYKTLDLDFMESVMWAFKSLYDKGLIYQGFRVLPYSWYEQTPLSNQEARLDDSYRMRQDPAVTVDMVLRVPAEHPLHALDGANALIWTTTPWTLPSNLAIAVHPDVTYAHLEAKDGKRYVLAAERVSHYAREFGEEPTVLSEHSGAALAGLDYLPPFDFFRGHPHAHRVLNADYVTTDSGTGIVHLAPAFGEEDMDVATANGIEIVQPLDAGGKFTSMVPPYEGLMVFDANPVIIKDLKAAGKLLRHETIEHSYPHSWRSGQPLIYMAVPSWFVAVTKFRDRMVELNKEITWVPEHIRDGQFGKWLENARDWNISRNRYWGAPIPVWISDDPAYPRVDVYGSLDQIEHDFGVRPTDLHRPMIDDLVRPNPDDPTGKSMMRRTPEVLDCWFESGSMPYAQVHYPFENKEWFEGTSDSAPHSPGDFIVEYNGQTRGWFYNLHVLSTALFDRPAFKSVVAHGIVLGDDGLKMSKSKGNYPDVNEVFDRDGSDAMRWFLMASPVLRGGNLIVTERGIREGVGQALRPLWNAWTFLQLYASQPGTWRTDSEHVLDRYILAKLAQTRDVMTDALEVYDIAAACDELRTFADALTNWYVRRSRSRFWEEDRDAIDTLHTVLEVTTRLAAPLLPLLTEVIYRGLTGARSVHLADWPAADELPHDAALVSAMDEVRTVCSTVLSLRKAQNLRVRLPLSEVTVAAADAESLRPFVDLVADEVNVKRVDLTTDVAAHGRFELVVNARAAGPRIGKDVQTVIKAVKAGEWTEAADGTVTAAGIALLPEEYTQRLVAAEPESTAALPGNAGLVVLNSVVTEELEAEGWARDLIRDLQETRKSLGLDVSDRITVVLDVPADRLSWAETHRDLIAGEILATALTFGATAADAPEIAGGVRASITKA
- a CDS encoding TetR/AcrR family transcriptional regulator — its product is MAQHPNPELRSAKSHQAILDATFELAVAKGYGKLTIEAIAAKAGVGKQTIYRWWPSKGAIALEAINDQIGSATDFPDTGDIAADLKTQIAGLSRMLAGDVGCVYRGVIAEAQHDPKLLETVRETFTEPRARNAARRLEAAMRAGQIRDDLPMQTLTNMLYGPVYLRFLLGQGEVLEVASLVDPILEGLRPRPSA
- a CDS encoding NlpC/P60 family protein; the protein is MARRQLHRFASLLTTTSAVAIAMTLWAGLGHADSGSASGSASGSASGSASGSASGSAQIPLASPRAVVALGLATTQVGKPYRWGAVGPDAWDCSGLVQWAFRSVGIDMPRTTYQQADAGLEVPYGALQPGDVVVLNDDASHVGIYAGGGNIVNAYDWGVPVGLTPLSRFDIYSIRRFY
- a CDS encoding organic hydroperoxide resistance protein → MPKLFTSSATSVGREGRSVSSDGYLDLKLAQPKEAGGSGDGTNPEQLFAVGYSACFAGALQVVARNAGVTLGDASVTADVSLNKEEETGFGISVVLRVELPEELQNEKGRELVEAAHQVCPYSKATRGNIPVELVVE
- a CDS encoding TetR/AcrR family transcriptional regulator, with the translated sequence MSEARDRLLDTATRLFYAEGIHTVGIDRIIAEAGIAKATFYRHFKTKEDLVVAYLVREYARQREILEAIPGQGTDSIVGIFDRLGQLSCEPGFRGCPFLNAAVEFPNPDHAVRAVVDDYRGWFRDLMADRLRAAGHTDIDDAARVLLMTRDGVTISGGVGDGDTVRVGIRTALSQLGIRS
- a CDS encoding MarR family winged helix-turn-helix transcriptional regulator, which gives rise to MERVPAFPGRAGAIEVIQRELTAFARRARGRATELHPELSLVASSILDLVIERDGCLAADLAGHFHLDKSTVSRQVAALEREGYLARDVDPANRRNLVLRATAEGRQVARAAARRRAAAFTERFRDWDDADIERMAEYLVRYNAADE
- a CDS encoding alpha/beta hydrolase, yielding MVTAVTLVVPVAPAVAAPPDPVTSTATLAATPLSEDGSAITAFEVHDARNLTLHVRSAAMNSEIQVEVQRPADASRPRPVLYLLNGAGGGQDTATWKRNTDSAQFFGDKNVNVVMPIGGAFTYYTDWRAPDPKLGQPMWKTFLTEELPPLIDAALDTTGIHAIAGMSMSGTSVLQLAIARPGLYRSVAAYSGCAQISDPIGQKFADVVVGIGGGNPVNMYGPSDDPEWAANDPYVHAEDLRGMGIYVSNGSGLPGRHDNVADVRTLGPADGGLPQQLLVGGILEAASDWCARNLKTKLHDLDIPATFDIAKPGTHSWGYWQDALRASWPILAKGMDLPDHD